The Prosthecobacter algae genome has a segment encoding these proteins:
- a CDS encoding DUF481 domain-containing protein, translating to MRFPNALFFAALMALSATSAFSQGLTAVRDFSGDFGEDQPLTWSLSARGGYDSLSYEVPSPFLQDFESYYAQGGVGMTYADADPTTPWSMALDLGVIHYLDGIPRYDDTFYNARVAFNIAHQISQRLKISNNFYLTYEAEPNFATGGSTTLYNGQYLYGFNNFNVSYAWSQRFSTTTSLTVDGISYEDEVVSGLEDRLSVLIAQQFSYALSKRTSLAAEYRYRITDYRERDDVDAQSHFALVGVDHAWSERSTGSFRVGAEFFKSDRAENTSPYAEVAYSYLVARQTTARWFGSVGYDSAEIGGFDTRYAFRTGLNVSHQINKRVAVNGGVSYAYSTFDGGAGTDVTEHSLLLSTGISYQMLENLSLDARYSYSILQSDDSLREFDRNNISLGVTASF from the coding sequence ATGCGCTTTCCCAACGCTTTGTTTTTTGCGGCCCTGATGGCACTCTCCGCCACTTCGGCTTTTTCCCAAGGGCTTACAGCCGTTCGGGATTTTTCGGGTGATTTTGGTGAGGATCAGCCTTTAACCTGGAGCCTTTCGGCGCGTGGGGGCTATGACTCGTTGAGCTATGAGGTGCCGTCTCCGTTTTTACAGGATTTCGAATCCTACTATGCGCAAGGGGGCGTTGGGATGACCTATGCTGATGCAGACCCGACGACGCCCTGGAGCATGGCCCTTGATTTGGGCGTCATCCATTACCTCGATGGCATTCCGCGCTACGATGACACGTTTTACAATGCTCGAGTGGCTTTTAACATTGCCCACCAAATCTCGCAGCGTCTGAAAATTAGCAATAATTTCTATCTTACCTATGAGGCGGAACCGAATTTTGCAACGGGCGGCTCCACGACGCTATACAATGGTCAGTATCTCTACGGTTTCAATAATTTCAATGTCAGCTACGCTTGGTCTCAGCGCTTCTCGACCACCACCTCATTGACGGTGGACGGCATTTCTTATGAGGATGAAGTGGTCTCGGGTCTCGAGGATCGTCTGTCAGTCCTCATCGCGCAGCAATTCAGCTATGCTTTGTCGAAGCGCACCAGCTTGGCCGCAGAATATCGTTACCGCATCACCGATTACCGTGAGCGTGATGACGTGGATGCGCAGTCTCACTTTGCTCTCGTCGGTGTGGATCATGCCTGGAGCGAACGTTCCACTGGCTCGTTCAGAGTCGGCGCTGAGTTCTTCAAATCGGACCGTGCTGAAAATACCTCGCCCTATGCCGAAGTGGCCTACAGCTACCTGGTTGCCCGCCAGACAACTGCCCGTTGGTTCGGTTCTGTCGGTTATGATTCCGCTGAAATCGGGGGTTTTGACACCCGCTATGCCTTCCGCACAGGCCTGAACGTGAGCCACCAGATCAACAAGCGTGTGGCCGTCAACGGCGGCGTGTCTTACGCTTACAGCACTTTTGATGGCGGTGCAGGGACCGATGTGACAGAGCATTCGTTGCTTCTTTCCACCGGCATCTCCTACCAGATGCTCGAAAACCTTTCGCTCGATGCCCGTTATTCTTATTCGATTTTGCAGTCGGACGATTCGCTGCGCGAATTTGACCGCAACAACATCTCTTTAGGGGTTACGGCCTCTTTCTGA
- a CDS encoding sigma-70 family RNA polymerase sigma factor, whose protein sequence is MSNMELDGGIKIYLREIGKTDLLTPEQEVELAERIKRGDPEARSHMIRANLRLVVKIAQDYANYGLPLLDLISEGNIGLMKAVERFDPNKGGKLSTYAAWWIKQSIKRALANQSKTIRLPVHMVDKISKMRRVAMAMSEELGREPTDDELSEEIGIDRAKLSQLKVASMRPASLDAPISDDDSTEFGEIVGDENAQTPFDLLSHKNMHGQLDGLLTVLDERERKIIDARFGLAGQKPRTLEEVGQEFGVTRERIRQLQNIALRKLRRALQKKEDPIPKALRNAGAKKKKKAAAEDKMLG, encoded by the coding sequence ATGTCTAACATGGAACTCGACGGAGGTATCAAGATCTACCTGAGGGAGATCGGCAAGACCGACTTGCTGACTCCTGAGCAGGAGGTCGAACTCGCCGAGCGCATCAAGCGCGGCGACCCAGAAGCGCGCTCGCACATGATCCGCGCCAACCTCCGACTGGTCGTCAAGATCGCCCAGGACTACGCCAATTATGGCCTGCCGCTTTTGGATCTCATCTCGGAAGGCAACATCGGCCTGATGAAGGCGGTGGAACGCTTTGACCCCAACAAGGGGGGCAAACTTTCCACTTACGCCGCTTGGTGGATCAAACAGTCCATCAAACGCGCCCTGGCCAACCAGTCCAAGACCATCCGCCTGCCCGTCCACATGGTGGACAAGATCAGCAAGATGCGCCGCGTGGCCATGGCGATGTCTGAGGAACTCGGTCGCGAGCCAACGGACGACGAACTGTCTGAAGAAATCGGCATTGATCGCGCAAAGCTCAGCCAGCTTAAAGTCGCCTCCATGCGTCCGGCTTCCCTGGATGCGCCCATCAGCGATGATGACAGCACTGAGTTCGGTGAAATCGTCGGCGATGAAAATGCGCAGACGCCTTTCGATCTCCTCAGCCACAAAAACATGCATGGCCAGCTCGATGGCCTGCTGACGGTCCTGGATGAGCGTGAGCGCAAGATTATTGATGCACGTTTTGGCCTTGCCGGTCAAAAACCACGCACGCTTGAAGAAGTGGGTCAGGAATTTGGCGTGACGCGTGAGCGTATCCGCCAGCTTCAGAACATTGCGCTGCGCAAGCTGCGCCGTGCGCTGCAGAAGAAAGAAGACCCCATCCCAAAAGCGCTGCGCAATGCGGGAGCCAAAAAGAAAAAGAAGGCTGCCGCCGAAGACAAGATGCTGGGCTGA
- a CDS encoding fibronectin type III domain-containing protein, which yields MPVLAIRWLVCLTAGMRHLFGLVVMLCLSSLAQAVELLGPPQVRIQATTATLTWKTDVACGTRVSYGLATGKADQKAEGPVTALHEVTLTGLKAGATYQYTLGSARQQLHAGRFEVPGSETATAPPAASAPARKSILDKVFGILSPEDKPASKAPATTVQSRAPPTRETWGRMDTLQDHFVRHGPDFQSRSPDEYAAQAWLLLQRGKRGELPMKWDDADGTLRVFDPQTRAFAAYNRQGMTKTFFRPGNPSYWQRQPGREVKASNLPF from the coding sequence ATGCCTGTCCTTGCCATCCGCTGGCTTGTCTGCCTTACTGCGGGCATGAGACATCTGTTCGGGTTGGTTGTGATGCTTTGCCTCAGTTCCCTGGCCCAGGCTGTGGAACTGCTGGGGCCGCCGCAGGTGCGAATCCAGGCTACGACGGCGACGTTGACTTGGAAGACCGATGTCGCTTGCGGCACGCGTGTCAGTTATGGCTTGGCCACGGGCAAGGCGGATCAAAAAGCAGAAGGCCCGGTCACCGCCCTGCACGAAGTGACCCTCACGGGACTGAAGGCAGGTGCGACCTACCAATACACACTGGGCAGCGCCCGCCAGCAGTTGCATGCAGGTCGTTTTGAGGTGCCTGGCAGTGAAACCGCCACGGCACCGCCCGCGGCTTCAGCTCCGGCTCGCAAATCCATCCTCGACAAAGTTTTTGGCATCCTCAGTCCAGAGGACAAGCCAGCCTCCAAGGCTCCTGCCACAACGGTTCAGTCACGTGCGCCACCCACCCGCGAAACTTGGGGCCGCATGGATACCCTGCAGGACCATTTTGTCCGCCATGGGCCTGATTTCCAAAGCCGCAGTCCTGATGAATATGCGGCCCAGGCTTGGCTGCTGCTGCAACGGGGCAAGCGCGGCGAACTGCCCATGAAGTGGGATGATGCCGATGGCACCCTGCGGGTGTTCGATCCGCAGACGCGGGCCTTTGCCGCCTATAATAGACAGGGCATGACCAAGACCTTTTTCCGCCCTGGCAACCCCTCCTACTGGCAGCGCCAGCCTGGTCGTGAGGTCAAAGCCTCCAACCTGCCCTTTTAA
- a CDS encoding ComF family protein, producing MSYPTAHAPSYWQKTCQRVLDGFYPRVCRHCEVRLPDEAPRQGVSAWFCDPCQDELTAIEAPYCSVCGEAFSGAMTQAFRCSNCSGRRLAYDFAVAGYKITSPLREVIHRYKYGRDLSLRAAVADLMLPALNDPRLAAEDLTQWLLVPVPLHITRRIWRGFNQSWELCRQISRSTGIPAAQPLTRQVRTESQAHLQRRKRLANLKGAFALSRPFPWLPRQDLQGRNILLVDDVLTTGATAHECAKVLKLEARVEKVVVITAARG from the coding sequence ATGTCTTATCCCACCGCCCATGCACCTAGCTACTGGCAGAAAACCTGTCAGCGGGTTCTGGACGGCTTCTATCCCCGGGTCTGCCGGCATTGTGAAGTGAGGCTGCCCGATGAAGCGCCGCGCCAGGGAGTGTCCGCCTGGTTTTGTGATCCCTGCCAGGACGAACTGACCGCCATTGAGGCCCCCTACTGTAGCGTTTGTGGAGAAGCTTTTTCTGGAGCCATGACCCAGGCTTTCCGCTGCTCCAACTGCTCAGGCCGCCGCCTTGCCTATGACTTCGCGGTCGCGGGTTACAAGATCACCAGCCCATTGCGAGAGGTGATTCACCGCTACAAATACGGAAGGGACCTGTCACTGCGTGCCGCTGTAGCGGACCTGATGCTTCCGGCGCTGAATGACCCACGCCTAGCTGCCGAAGACCTCACTCAATGGTTGCTGGTGCCCGTGCCCCTGCACATCACCCGTAGAATCTGGCGCGGTTTTAACCAAAGCTGGGAACTCTGCCGCCAGATTTCACGAAGCACGGGCATCCCAGCAGCGCAGCCCCTGACGCGGCAGGTGCGCACGGAGTCCCAGGCGCACCTGCAGCGGCGCAAGCGCTTGGCCAATCTCAAAGGGGCCTTCGCTCTATCACGCCCTTTCCCTTGGCTGCCGCGACAGGATCTCCAGGGGCGAAACATCCTGCTGGTGGATGACGTGCTGACCACGGGTGCCACGGCCCATGAATGTGCAAAAGTCCTGAAGCTGGAGGCCAGGGTTGAAAAAGTGGTGGTGATTACCGCAGCTCGTGGTTAG
- the accD gene encoding acetyl-CoA carboxylase, carboxyltransferase subunit beta has protein sequence MSCLLVKDGTTHHIMGFFKKRTVNELGEKKQDMPEGLWTKCPSCGESLFEQTLARNLRVCTNCGYHFTISSGERIASLVDEDTFVEMDLQLDSVDALGFKGYVDKVKAYQNKTGLKEAVVTGRANIEGVPVLLAIMDFRFLGASMGSVVGEKITRAIEAATAEGKAVIVFSASGGARMHEGILSLMQMAKTSGALARHAEARLPYFSVLTHPTTGGVTASFATLGDVIIAEPKCMIGFAGPRVVKETTHADLPPGFQTAEFMKQHGLVDMIVERKDMRSTISNLLKYVSSAKAV, from the coding sequence ATGAGTTGCCTGCTAGTGAAAGACGGGACGACACATCACATCATGGGATTTTTCAAAAAGCGCACTGTCAACGAACTGGGTGAAAAGAAACAGGACATGCCTGAAGGGTTGTGGACCAAATGTCCATCCTGCGGGGAAAGCCTCTTTGAGCAGACCCTGGCGAGGAACCTTCGCGTCTGCACGAACTGTGGCTACCACTTCACCATCAGCAGCGGCGAGCGTATCGCCAGCCTAGTGGACGAAGACACCTTCGTCGAAATGGATCTTCAGCTCGACTCGGTGGATGCCCTTGGCTTCAAAGGGTATGTGGACAAGGTGAAGGCCTACCAAAACAAAACTGGCCTGAAGGAGGCTGTCGTCACTGGCCGCGCCAACATTGAGGGCGTGCCCGTACTGCTGGCCATCATGGACTTCCGCTTCCTCGGTGCCAGCATGGGCAGTGTGGTGGGTGAAAAGATCACCCGCGCCATTGAGGCCGCCACGGCAGAAGGCAAGGCCGTCATCGTCTTTTCAGCCTCAGGGGGTGCCCGCATGCACGAGGGCATTCTCAGCCTGATGCAGATGGCCAAAACCAGCGGTGCGCTGGCCCGCCATGCCGAGGCACGCCTGCCTTATTTCTCCGTGCTGACTCATCCGACCACAGGTGGCGTCACGGCCAGCTTTGCCACTCTGGGAGACGTCATCATCGCTGAACCCAAATGCATGATCGGCTTTGCCGGTCCACGCGTGGTGAAGGAAACCACGCATGCAGATCTGCCACCTGGATTCCAGACGGCTGAGTTCATGAAGCAGCATGGCCTGGTGGACATGATCGTGGAACGCAAAGACATGCGTTCGACCATCTCCAACCTACTCAAGTACGTCAGCAGCGCGAAGGCGGTCTGA
- a CDS encoding MFS transporter — MTASSKWYTGVTRYQWLVLIVASLGWVFDAFEGQLYNITRADMLPDLLQVKGDDPLVKLWGERFLGIFLIGGTLGGWIFSSLADKWGRNPVMALTILCYSLFSGLTYFATEIWHVGALRFLVAMGVGGEWAVGAALVAEVFPKQARERASGIFHATSVMGLWMAAGASLLVGTQWRYAYLLGVIPALLVLWVRISIKEPESWKQAKREKADRMGSFTELLGDPLWRLRALLGAGLAMVGLATFWGVVVAGQDLAADLLKRLDDPDWASKSKIAFGFIQTAGAGLGMLAFGPLSARWGRRRTFTVMHLMALMMTPVVCWVPSHFMSYGLLLCLLPVFGFFAQGIHAGYAVYFPELFPTHLRATGAGFCFNTGRILAAPVLIWLSAFMKSAFDLRLAITCLGGLFLLGLVFLAFLPETKDQDLPE, encoded by the coding sequence ATGACTGCTTCTTCCAAATGGTACACTGGTGTCACACGCTACCAATGGCTGGTGCTCATCGTGGCTTCGCTAGGCTGGGTGTTTGATGCCTTCGAGGGGCAGCTCTACAACATCACGCGGGCCGATATGCTGCCGGATCTCCTCCAGGTGAAGGGGGATGATCCATTGGTGAAACTTTGGGGCGAACGTTTCCTGGGCATCTTTCTCATTGGAGGCACCCTGGGCGGTTGGATCTTCAGTTCATTGGCGGACAAATGGGGGCGCAACCCCGTGATGGCACTGACCATCCTCTGTTACTCGCTCTTCTCTGGCCTAACGTATTTTGCGACGGAAATTTGGCATGTCGGTGCCTTGCGTTTCCTGGTGGCCATGGGGGTCGGCGGGGAATGGGCGGTCGGTGCCGCCTTGGTGGCGGAGGTCTTTCCCAAACAAGCGCGTGAGCGTGCCAGCGGCATCTTTCATGCGACCAGTGTGATGGGGCTCTGGATGGCTGCCGGTGCCAGCCTGCTGGTGGGCACACAGTGGCGCTATGCCTACCTTCTGGGAGTCATCCCGGCGCTGCTGGTGCTGTGGGTGCGCATCAGCATCAAAGAACCCGAGTCTTGGAAGCAGGCCAAACGAGAAAAGGCAGACCGCATGGGCAGTTTTACCGAACTGTTAGGCGATCCGCTTTGGCGTCTTCGCGCCTTGCTGGGGGCAGGGTTGGCTATGGTCGGGCTGGCGACCTTCTGGGGTGTGGTCGTTGCGGGGCAGGACCTGGCGGCGGACTTGCTCAAACGCCTGGACGATCCCGACTGGGCCAGCAAATCCAAAATCGCCTTTGGGTTCATTCAGACTGCCGGCGCTGGGCTAGGCATGCTGGCCTTCGGCCCCTTGAGCGCGCGGTGGGGGCGGCGGCGCACCTTCACCGTTATGCACCTGATGGCGCTGATGATGACACCAGTGGTCTGCTGGGTCCCCTCGCATTTCATGAGCTATGGGCTGCTTCTGTGTCTGCTGCCAGTGTTCGGCTTTTTTGCCCAGGGCATCCATGCGGGTTATGCGGTGTATTTCCCGGAGCTTTTCCCCACGCACCTGCGGGCTACGGGTGCCGGGTTTTGTTTCAATACGGGTCGCATTCTCGCGGCTCCGGTTCTCATCTGGCTGTCAGCCTTCATGAAGTCCGCCTTTGACCTGCGGCTGGCCATCACCTGCCTGGGCGGGCTGTTCTTGTTGGGACTGGTCTTCCTCGCCTTCCTGCCGGAGACGAAGGATCAGGATCTACCTGAGTAA
- a CDS encoding Gfo/Idh/MocA family oxidoreductase → MPPPVRFALAGFGAWGKLHAQSIAGNPEAQLVAITAPSAASRAEARQLYPQAQIFAEAAEMISLADFEILDIATPSHTHREIALAAMARGKHVLLEKPMAITLDDCKAIVVAAVEHGVHLAVGHELRLSSQWGQIKKIIQRGTIGDPQYVLVELSRKPYRLGADGWRYDQGRVGSWVLEEPIHFFDLARWYLEGSGDPVELYAYGNSRDPQRPDLFDNFSAMFKYPNGSYAVVSQTLAAFEHHQTVKVSGTKGALWAGWSGALDRTLEPSYFLKVFDGENLENVKIETHSGEVFELREEIAQCVAMVRTGKPPAASGLDGLWSAGLCLVAEESIRQGKPLPVGEWLKF, encoded by the coding sequence ATGCCACCTCCTGTTCGTTTTGCCCTCGCTGGTTTTGGTGCTTGGGGAAAGCTCCATGCCCAGTCCATCGCCGGAAATCCGGAGGCGCAGCTCGTGGCCATCACCGCGCCCTCTGCGGCTTCGCGGGCAGAGGCTCGCCAGCTTTATCCTCAGGCGCAGATTTTTGCCGAGGCGGCGGAAATGATTTCACTGGCAGACTTTGAGATTTTGGACATCGCCACCCCCAGCCACACGCACCGCGAAATTGCCCTGGCTGCCATGGCCCGTGGCAAACACGTGCTGCTGGAAAAGCCGATGGCCATCACGCTAGATGACTGCAAGGCCATTGTGGTGGCCGCTGTAGAACATGGAGTACATCTCGCCGTCGGACATGAACTGCGGCTTTCCTCCCAGTGGGGACAGATCAAAAAAATCATCCAGCGCGGAACCATCGGAGACCCGCAATACGTGCTGGTAGAGCTGTCGCGCAAACCCTACCGCCTGGGGGCCGACGGCTGGCGGTATGATCAAGGCCGCGTCGGCAGTTGGGTGCTGGAAGAGCCCATTCATTTTTTTGACCTCGCCCGTTGGTACCTTGAAGGCAGTGGAGACCCCGTGGAGCTTTATGCCTATGGCAACTCACGCGATCCGCAGCGGCCAGACCTATTTGATAACTTCAGTGCCATGTTCAAATACCCGAATGGCAGCTACGCGGTAGTCTCGCAGACCTTGGCAGCCTTTGAGCATCACCAGACCGTGAAGGTCAGCGGCACGAAAGGTGCCCTCTGGGCCGGCTGGAGCGGGGCGCTGGATCGCACCTTGGAGCCCAGCTACTTCCTCAAGGTCTTTGATGGAGAGAATCTGGAAAACGTGAAGATCGAAACGCACAGTGGAGAGGTCTTCGAATTGCGCGAGGAAATCGCCCAATGTGTGGCAATGGTCCGAACAGGCAAGCCACCTGCCGCCAGTGGGCTGGATGGGCTTTGGTCCGCCGGATTGTGCTTGGTCGCAGAAGAATCCATCCGTCAGGGTAAGCCCCTGCCCGTGGGAGAATGGCTGAAATTTTAG
- a CDS encoding LLM class flavin-dependent oxidoreductase, translating to MSFSASVRTPQRQAEIAWFSALCGDDYEYLGVPDGQLRSSFDHCLKIVQQADQHGFQNILLPSGWIVGQDALSFAAATAPQTQQINQLVALRMGEVWPPMLARAIATVDHLSKGRLCLNIISSDMPGMKESNEVRYARSSEVIQILKALWITEGPLEWKGEHYQFSLPTCDPARPYQQNGGPLLYFGGISPLAQDLCAKHCDVFLMWPETEAQLQETMQGMAAKAATYGRKIDFGLRIHVIVRETEAEAIAAAKRLISKLDPDKGQEIRNRSMDSQSAGVLRQDELRAQSKDLFIEDHVWSGIGLARSGCGSAIVGTPDQVLAKLNRYLDMGMRSFILSGYPHLEECDLFARHVLPYLPTCRLNEVQGRLVSDPVTPLTTAPRI from the coding sequence ATGTCTTTCTCGGCATCTGTTCGCACTCCCCAACGCCAGGCAGAAATTGCCTGGTTCTCCGCCCTCTGCGGCGATGACTATGAATACCTGGGGGTGCCTGACGGACAGTTGCGCAGCAGCTTTGATCATTGCCTTAAGATCGTTCAGCAGGCTGACCAGCATGGCTTTCAGAATATCCTGCTTCCCTCGGGTTGGATTGTCGGGCAGGACGCTCTCAGTTTTGCGGCAGCCACTGCGCCGCAGACACAGCAGATCAACCAGCTCGTGGCGCTGCGGATGGGCGAAGTGTGGCCGCCAATGCTGGCACGGGCCATCGCCACGGTGGATCATCTTTCTAAAGGTCGCCTGTGCCTGAACATCATCTCCTCAGACATGCCGGGAATGAAGGAAAGCAATGAGGTGCGCTATGCGCGCAGCAGTGAGGTCATCCAGATCCTGAAGGCACTGTGGATCACCGAAGGCCCTCTGGAATGGAAAGGGGAGCATTACCAGTTCTCCCTGCCCACCTGCGATCCCGCAAGGCCTTACCAGCAGAATGGCGGCCCGCTGCTCTACTTTGGCGGCATCTCACCGCTGGCGCAGGACCTATGTGCCAAGCACTGTGATGTTTTTCTGATGTGGCCGGAAACCGAAGCTCAGTTGCAGGAAACCATGCAAGGCATGGCCGCCAAGGCCGCCACCTACGGTCGCAAGATTGATTTCGGCCTGCGCATTCATGTCATCGTCCGCGAGACAGAGGCAGAAGCCATCGCTGCAGCCAAAAGGCTCATTTCAAAACTGGACCCGGACAAAGGCCAGGAAATCCGCAACCGCTCCATGGACAGCCAGAGTGCCGGCGTTCTGCGCCAGGATGAGCTGCGTGCCCAGAGCAAGGATCTCTTCATCGAGGACCACGTGTGGTCTGGTATCGGCTTGGCCCGCAGCGGCTGTGGCAGCGCGATTGTCGGGACCCCCGACCAAGTTTTGGCGAAACTGAACCGCTACCTGGATATGGGCATGCGCTCCTTTATCCTCAGCGGTTACCCACACCTGGAGGAGTGCGATCTCTTTGCCCGTCACGTTCTTCCTTACCTGCCTACCTGCCGTCTGAATGAAGTGCAGGGCAGGCTCGTTTCAGATCCTGTCACACCGTTGACCACTGCCCCAAGGATCTGA
- a CDS encoding ROK family protein, with protein MRTKPADQSVLLASILLQLRGQHASSRSSLSKVTNLSPSTVGIYVDHLIALGYVNESGLEQGPMGRPKRKLSLLPDAGWFAGVEFNAERVQAVRVDFAGNRVASLVRSLPAKTNTQTVLREIRSVVVGLGKLAPGPLLGMGVGAPGLVNPESGVAMQYAFIPDWKNVPLVQELSEDFPVTVTLENNLRAIALAERWFGGGRELDDYVILGPRSGFGIAIVKNGQLVRGGHHAAGEIGRWPWPLTGGGGEIHDEMTAPAVWRRLTAGRQDTLPMDLRSALKGLSGETGKHWDLVIADYARVIGLLHLLIDAKTYFLHGPLTALGQRFCQEISQQAAQMVPALKDMPPVILPSDLGDEAGALGAASLAMEAWIPEMSGVQAL; from the coding sequence ATGCGCACCAAGCCTGCTGACCAGTCAGTTTTACTCGCCTCCATCCTCCTGCAGTTGCGGGGGCAACATGCGTCTTCGCGTAGCAGCCTGTCAAAAGTCACCAATCTTTCCCCTTCCACGGTGGGCATCTATGTGGATCACCTCATTGCCCTGGGTTACGTGAATGAATCGGGTCTGGAGCAGGGCCCCATGGGCAGGCCGAAAAGAAAGCTCAGCCTGCTTCCGGACGCAGGCTGGTTTGCTGGTGTGGAATTCAATGCGGAACGTGTGCAGGCAGTGCGTGTGGACTTCGCTGGCAACCGTGTTGCATCCCTGGTTAGGTCATTGCCAGCAAAAACCAACACCCAGACCGTGCTACGCGAGATCCGCAGCGTCGTTGTCGGGCTGGGAAAACTCGCCCCTGGGCCCCTGCTGGGCATGGGTGTGGGTGCTCCGGGCTTGGTGAATCCCGAGTCCGGCGTGGCCATGCAGTATGCTTTCATCCCCGATTGGAAAAACGTGCCCCTGGTGCAGGAACTGAGCGAGGATTTCCCGGTCACCGTCACGCTGGAAAACAACCTCCGCGCCATCGCCCTGGCCGAACGCTGGTTTGGCGGCGGGCGTGAACTGGATGACTATGTGATCCTGGGGCCTCGCAGCGGCTTTGGCATTGCCATTGTCAAGAACGGCCAGCTCGTACGCGGGGGCCACCATGCCGCTGGCGAGATCGGTCGCTGGCCTTGGCCGCTGACCGGGGGTGGCGGCGAAATCCATGACGAAATGACGGCACCAGCCGTCTGGCGCAGGCTGACGGCTGGTAGGCAGGACACGCTGCCCATGGATCTGCGCAGCGCCCTGAAAGGTCTCTCAGGAGAAACCGGGAAACACTGGGATCTCGTCATCGCCGACTACGCCCGAGTAATCGGCCTGCTCCACCTGCTCATTGATGCCAAGACTTACTTTCTCCACGGGCCGCTCACCGCTCTCGGCCAGCGTTTTTGCCAGGAAATCTCCCAACAGGCCGCCCAGATGGTCCCGGCTCTCAAGGACATGCCTCCGGTCATCCTGCCTTCGGATCTCGGGGATGAAGCAGGTGCGCTAGGTGCCGCCAGCCTGGCCATGGAAGCCTGGATTCCTGAAATGAGCGGGGTCCAAGCCCTCTAG
- a CDS encoding DNA-binding transcriptional regulator: MPGHIPQIAMLVDTSRTYGQDIVAGVRRYVAEHGPWSLYLEPRDLLSSYPAWLEEWPGDGILARTGDAAMLQRLKATGLPVIELRDSSPDQPFPFVGMDNSEIGVRVAVHLRSRGFQRFAAYLDPTLDFFRERIQRFSETVKSEGFACPVFEAFSPSQRPRWDEHQQALADWLTSLEKPVGVFASNDQLGFWLLDAARRAGISVPEEVAVVGAENDKLLCETAWPPLSSVQLRGQAVGYAASQMLDAWIHTGTRPPARTLLPAGDFIVRQSSDIVAVEDPRLARALTYIRQHATENIGVNDVARASSLSRSALERQMKKQIGRSPGEEINRIRFGLVERLLTQTDLTLDAIAERAGFTHPQYMAEAFRKRQGETPGQYRQRRKI, translated from the coding sequence ATGCCCGGCCACATTCCGCAGATCGCCATGCTGGTGGATACCTCCCGTACTTACGGGCAGGACATCGTGGCAGGCGTGCGGCGATACGTGGCAGAGCATGGCCCGTGGTCGCTCTATCTGGAGCCGCGGGACCTTCTTTCCAGCTACCCTGCCTGGCTGGAGGAATGGCCTGGCGATGGCATCCTCGCCCGCACCGGCGATGCGGCCATGCTCCAGCGACTGAAGGCCACTGGACTACCCGTCATCGAATTGCGCGACTCCTCACCGGACCAGCCCTTTCCCTTTGTCGGCATGGACAACAGTGAGATCGGGGTCCGGGTGGCCGTCCACCTGCGCAGCCGGGGTTTTCAAAGGTTCGCCGCCTACCTGGATCCCACCTTGGATTTCTTCCGCGAGCGCATCCAGCGATTTTCGGAAACCGTCAAAAGCGAGGGATTCGCCTGCCCGGTTTTTGAGGCCTTTTCACCCAGCCAGCGTCCGCGCTGGGATGAGCATCAGCAGGCTCTGGCGGACTGGCTTACCTCTTTGGAAAAGCCGGTGGGAGTGTTCGCCAGCAATGACCAGCTCGGCTTCTGGCTGCTGGATGCCGCCCGCCGTGCGGGCATCTCCGTCCCCGAAGAAGTGGCCGTGGTGGGGGCTGAAAATGACAAGTTGCTGTGTGAGACCGCGTGGCCTCCGCTCTCCAGCGTGCAACTGCGGGGACAGGCCGTGGGTTATGCCGCCTCACAAATGCTGGACGCCTGGATTCACACCGGTACCCGCCCGCCTGCACGCACCCTGCTCCCCGCCGGGGATTTCATTGTGCGCCAGTCCTCAGACATCGTGGCCGTGGAGGATCCCCGCCTCGCACGTGCGCTTACTTACATCCGCCAGCACGCCACGGAGAACATTGGGGTCAATGACGTTGCACGGGCCTCATCCCTTTCCCGCAGCGCACTTGAAAGGCAGATGAAAAAGCAGATCGGCAGATCGCCTGGCGAAGAGATCAACCGCATCCGTTTTGGCCTCGTGGAGCGCCTGCTCACGCAGACGGACCTGACGCTGGACGCCATCGCTGAACGTGCTGGATTCACCCACCCGCAGTACATGGCCGAAGCCTTCCGCAAACGTCAAGGAGAGACACCAGGGCAATATCGTCAGCGCCGTAAAATCTGA